Proteins from a genomic interval of Capsicum annuum cultivar UCD-10X-F1 chromosome 4, UCD10Xv1.1, whole genome shotgun sequence:
- the LOC124897943 gene encoding uncharacterized protein LOC124897943 — translation MNFDSDGIEEYEELVGTLHGNGYNFATNKLDLDLKNRKNPPSRPYIEEPPVLELKALPLHLRYLFLGANNTLLVNIVVDLGQIMRDMIGLALGAILGQRKEKILYLIYYTSKALNADRKNYTVTEQELLAVVSAFEKFRYYLIGTKVIVHKDHAALQYLMAKKDAKLRLIQWVLLL, via the exons atgaattttgactcTGATGGCATAGAAGAATATGAGGAGCTTGTTGGTACATTACATGGTAATGGTTATAATTTTGCAACAAATAAACTTGATCtagatttaaaaaatagaaaaaatccaCCTTCTCGCCCATATATTGAGGAACCACCAgtgttagagttgaaggccctcccattGCACTTGCGATATTTATTTTTGGGAGCCAACAACACTTTGCTGGTCAATATTGTAGTTGACCTGGGACAG ATTATGCGTGACATGATCGGATTGGCCTTAGGGGCTATACTAGGCCAACGGAAAGAAAAGATCCTTTATCTTATCTACTATACTAGTAAGGCACTAAATGCTGATCGAAAGAACTATACCGTGACTGAGCAAGAGTTGTTGGCAGTGGTTTctgcctttgaaaagtttagatattACTTGATTGGGACCAAGGTGATAGTGCACAAAGACCATGCAGCATTGCAGTACttaatggctaagaaggatgcaaagctAAGGCTAATCCAATGGGTGTTGTTGttgtaa